One Pieris napi chromosome W, ilPieNapi1.2, whole genome shotgun sequence DNA segment encodes these proteins:
- the LOC125062082 gene encoding uncharacterized serine-rich protein C215.13-like, with translation MRTVVAKMNANYIDTGRLIEEVRFRPLLWDPSNELYKNKDAKNKAWEEVGEAIFGENYIKKDKDKLLRQRWKSARDGYFKTKANMKKAPSGSGAKTVTKYIYFKELNFLDRVTENEVSESMYNINEQSSSSETIAHVVNNDEISGSSQNSSTPVADQDKPTWTRKRKHERVQENSAFEKKLVDLLDKNMPDISSDDLSFFNSLGPILKSFNSYKKLLFRAKVLQIAMDLSAPTSSGTTSTSNILSPEHNSNSTTTSTTNHSNDTTTQRGYQSASQYYTVMSPENDSNSSVMCATNSSYFSNQTLPVNESMSSTTTQQGYQTANQYDPHSTVNNSVQQSCEEIQHFPNIASENDNFY, from the exons ATGCGTACCGTCGTCGCCAAAATGAATGCGAATTATATCGATACGGGTCGATTGATTGAAGAAGTTCGCTTTCGACCGTTGCTGTGGGATCCATCGAAcgaattatacaaaaacaaagacGCAAAAAATAAGGCTTGGGAAGAAGTTGGAGAAGCAATCTTTGGAGAAAATTACATAAAGAAAGACAAag ataAGCTTTTACGTCAAAGATGGAAATCTGCAAGAGATGGATATTTCAAAACCAAAGCTAATATGAAAAAAGCACCATCTGGTAGCGGGGCAAAAACCgttacaaaatacatttatttcaaagaaTTAAACTTTCTTGATCGTGTCACTGAAAACGAAGTTTCAGAATCTATGTACAACATTAATGAACAATCAAGTTCATCTGAAACAATAGCTCACGTAGTAAATAACGACGAAATTTCTGGCTCTTCTCAAAACAGTTCTACTCCGGTGGCTGACCAAGATAAACCAACATGGACTCGGAAGAGGAAACATGAACGGGTACAAGAGAACTCCGCGTTTGAGAAAAAGTTGGTAGATTTGTTAGACAAAAATATGCCAGACATAAGCTCTGACGATTtgtcattttttaattctctAGGTCCAATACTAAAATCTTTTAACagttataaaaaactattatttcgTGCCAAAGTATTGCAAATCGCCATGGATCTCTCCGCGCCAACTTCAAGTGGCACTACGTCGACGTCCAACATCTTGTCACCAGAACATAACTCAAATTCTACTACAACATCAACAACCAATCATTCTAATGATACTACTACGCAACGAGGTTATCAATCAGCAAGTCAATATTACACCGTCATGTCACCAGAAAATGATTCTAATTCTTCTGTAATGTGTGCAACCAATTCATCATATTTTTCAAACCAAACGCTACCAGTCAACGAATCAATGTCTAGTACCACCACTCAGCAAGGCTATCAAACAGCAAATCAATATGATCCTCATTCAACAGTCAATAATTCTGTTCAGCAAAGCTGTGAAGAAATACAGCACTTTCCAAATATTGCATCAGAAAACGacaatttctattaa
- the LOC125062081 gene encoding protein ALP1-like, with protein MRLLVFIILYYLWKKRQRRRRIQVHPYNATRLLRGAFSTSFADLREHSDKFFKHFRLSITTFDELLCKIEHNLKRSSLRRAPIEPVEKLAITLRFLATGNTYSDLHVTYRMGVTTISKIVKEVCCEIWEKLREECIPQPTTQMWQRISAEFEMYANFPNCCGAIDGKHIRIVNPAGGGSMFYNYKHFYSIVLLAMCDANYCFTYVNIGSCGKNSDSTIFQNSVLFQQLERNNLRLPAPKYLQGSNIVAPHIIIGDGAFGISNYVMKPYLRNDMSHKQKIFNYRLSRARRYIECTFGILSNKFRVFHTPMNVSFSNAKTIVKACCVLHNFIRVRDGYNGNDLLSISGLIDMNLQPVSRTGNTLREVFADYFISPAGSVSWQDRQIF; from the exons ATGAGACTTCTcgtatttattatactatattacTTATGGAAAAAAAGGCAACGACGACGACGTATACAAGTACATCCTTACAATGCCACTAGATTGCTGAGAGGCGCGTTCTCTACATCGTTTGCGGATTTAAGAGAACATAGTGacaagttctttaaacattttcgTCTGTCTATAACAACATTTGATGAATTACTCTGCAAGAtagaacataatttaaaaagatcaaGTTTACGTCGAGCACCTATAGAACCAGTTGAAAAGTTGGCGATTACCTTAAG attcTTAGCTACTGGGAACACTTACTCCGATCTACATGTCACATACAGAATGGGCGTTACTACTATAAGCAAAATCGTCAAGGAAGTTTGCTGTGAGATATGGGAAAAACTACGCGAAGAATGCATTCCTCAACCGACAACGCAAATGTGGCAACGTATTAGTGCAGAGTTTGAGATGTATGCAAACTTTCCTAACTGTTGTGGGGCAATAGATGGTAAACATATACGCATAGTTAATCCCGCAGGTGGAGGGTCAATGttttacaattacaaacatttttattctattgtccttctggcaatgtgcgaTGCCAACTATTGCTTTACTTATGTCAACATTGGTTCTTGTGGGAAAAACTCTGATTCCACCATATTCCAAAACAGTGTACTATTTCAACAGTtagaaagaaataatttaaggtTACCGGCTCCAAAGTACCTGCAAGGATCTAATATTGTGGCACCTCATATAATAATTGGTGATGGTGCATTTGGCATATCGAACTATGTGATGAAACCTTATCTTCGAAATGATATGAGCCACAAACAGAAGATATTCAATTACCGTCTAAGTCGTGCCAGAAGGTACATAGAATGTACATTTGGAATATTATCAAACAAGTTTAGAGTGTTTCACACTCCAATGAACGTGAGCTTCTCCAACGCAAAAACTATAGTTAAAGCTTGTTGCGtattacacaattttatcAGAGTGCGAGACGGCTACAATGGAAATGACTTATTAAGCATTAGTGGTTTGATTGACATGAATCTTCAGCCAGTTTCTAGAACAGGAAACACACTACGCGAAGTGTTTGCCGATTACTTTATATCGCCTGCTGGCAGTGTTTCGTGGCAAGACAGACAAATATTCTAG